One part of the Musa acuminata AAA Group cultivar baxijiao chromosome BXJ1-5, Cavendish_Baxijiao_AAA, whole genome shotgun sequence genome encodes these proteins:
- the LOC135673219 gene encoding uncharacterized protein LOC135673219 — MGDQNTELYFVFMNFDPEYESLRADRSKEGVEELDTYLSHKHDQLLAKLLPPNSYRKKSSLAIVDGFSVEITKKQAAILRSANEVRVVEKNQELA; from the exons ATGGGAGATCAGAACACTGAGCTCTACTTTGTCTTCATGAACTTTGATCCAGAGTACGAGAGTCTGCGTGCAGATCG GTCAAAGGAAGGCGTGGAGGAGCTCGACACTTACCTGAGTCACAAGCATGACCAGCTACTGGCAAAGCTTCTCCCACCAAACTCCTACAGGAAGAAGTCCTCTCTGGCAATTGTTGATGGCTTCTCAGTGGAGATAACCAAAAAGCAG GCAGCCATTCTCAGATCTGCAAACGAGGTGAGGGTGGTTGAGAAGAACCAAGAGCTTGCTTGA